From a region of the Pseudanabaena sp. ABRG5-3 genome:
- a CDS encoding type II toxin-antitoxin system YhaV family toxin: MSINQPLVINGWNIFTHSLFLDQLEALLQQVEGLRQKYPNDYKQKNATKRLAAIAKLAFEVIPQDPTRSEYRQGTTLGNEYKHWFRAKFFQQYRLFFRYHLESKIIIFAWVNDEGSKRAYESNTDAYRVFKKMLDSGHPPDDWNDLLKESKDVTYRLERLDKEIN, translated from the coding sequence TTGTCTATCAATCAACCGTTAGTAATCAATGGATGGAACATATTTACCCATTCTCTTTTTCTAGATCAGTTAGAAGCACTTCTGCAACAAGTTGAAGGATTACGGCAGAAATATCCTAATGATTACAAACAGAAAAATGCCACAAAGCGTCTAGCGGCGATCGCCAAGTTAGCATTTGAGGTGATTCCTCAAGATCCGACCCGTAGTGAGTATCGCCAAGGCACAACGCTTGGTAATGAGTATAAACATTGGTTCCGAGCGAAGTTTTTTCAGCAGTATCGATTATTTTTTCGATATCACCTAGAGAGCAAAATTATCATCTTTGCTTGGGTAAATGACGAGGGTTCTAAGCGAGCCTATGAAAGCAATACGGATGCCTATCGAGTTTTTAAGAAAATGCTCGATAGTGGTCATCCTCCAGATGATTGGAATGATCTACTTAAAGAATCAAAAGATGTAACTTATCGTCTAGAAAGGTTAGATAAAGAAATCAATTGA
- a CDS encoding type II toxin-antitoxin system PrlF family antitoxin, with translation MTVTLAPCSESTLTDRYQTTIPDPIRKALGLNKRDKICYTIESDGRVVISRADQTESDPIIGQFLNFLAQDIETNPQHVKALSPDLVNHVQALVSYVDLDLDAPLLDEDE, from the coding sequence ATGACTGTCACCCTAGCCCCATGCTCAGAATCTACGCTTACTGATCGCTATCAGACCACAATTCCTGATCCGATTCGTAAAGCCTTGGGATTAAATAAACGGGATAAAATTTGCTACACGATTGAGTCGGATGGTCGGGTTGTGATTTCTCGTGCTGACCAAACCGAGAGCGATCCCATCATTGGACAATTTCTAAATTTTCTGGCTCAAGATATTGAGACAAATCCCCAACATGTAAAAGCTCTAAGCCCTGATTTAGTAAATCATGTTCAGGCTTTAGTGTCTTATGTTGATTTAGATCTAGACGCGCCGTTGCTTGATGAGGACGAATAA
- the crtH gene encoding carotenoid isomerase — protein sequence MAQTLDADVIVIGSGIGGLVTATQLAAKGASVIVLERYLIAGGSGGYFERNGYRFDVGASMIFGFGDRGTTNLLTRALAAVNMKMETIPDPVQIHYHLPNNLEIEVHRDYEKFIKELGDRFPHEREGIRKFYDECWKIFNCLNAIELLSLEEWRYLMRVFFQNPLACLGLAAYLPQNAGDIAKKYIRDPELLQFIDMECYCWSVVPADRTPAINAGMVFSDRHYGGINYPVGGVGKIAEKLAEGLDKAGGEIRYGARVTQIIPKAKSGKNAIGVKLANGEILYAKKVVSNATRWDTFGNLLKDEPLPSGEKGWQSRYQKSPSFLSLHLGVEACAIPDDAACHHILLEDWNDMQKEQGTIFVSIPTLLDRSLAPEGHHIVHTFTPSWISEWECLSPSEYEEKKNEAARKLCDRLLAIFPKLEDCLDYQEVGTPRSHRRFLGRADGTYGPIPTGKPLGLLGMPFNRTSIPDLYCVGDSTFPGQGLNAVAFSGFACGHLVASSLGLV from the coding sequence ATGGCGCAAACACTCGATGCGGATGTAATTGTAATTGGCTCAGGAATTGGTGGCTTAGTCACCGCAACACAGTTGGCGGCGAAGGGGGCAAGCGTAATTGTCCTAGAGCGCTACTTGATTGCGGGGGGGAGTGGCGGCTATTTTGAGCGCAATGGCTACCGCTTTGATGTGGGCGCATCGATGATTTTTGGTTTTGGCGATCGCGGCACGACGAATCTCCTCACCCGTGCGTTGGCGGCGGTAAATATGAAAATGGAGACGATTCCCGATCCTGTGCAGATCCATTACCATTTGCCGAATAATCTGGAAATCGAGGTGCATCGTGATTATGAGAAATTTATTAAGGAATTAGGCGATCGCTTTCCCCATGAGCGTGAGGGGATTCGTAAGTTTTACGATGAATGTTGGAAGATTTTTAATTGCTTAAATGCGATCGAGTTGCTGTCACTCGAAGAATGGCGCTACTTGATGCGAGTGTTTTTCCAGAATCCTTTGGCTTGTCTGGGTTTAGCGGCTTACTTGCCCCAAAATGCAGGCGATATCGCCAAGAAATATATTCGTGATCCTGAACTGTTGCAATTCATCGATATGGAATGCTATTGCTGGTCAGTGGTTCCCGCCGATCGCACGCCTGCAATTAATGCAGGGATGGTGTTTAGCGATCGCCATTATGGGGGTATTAACTATCCCGTTGGTGGTGTGGGCAAAATTGCTGAAAAATTGGCGGAAGGCTTGGACAAAGCAGGTGGTGAGATTCGCTATGGTGCGCGAGTGACCCAAATTATCCCCAAAGCAAAATCTGGTAAAAATGCGATCGGTGTAAAGTTGGCGAATGGCGAAATTCTCTATGCCAAGAAAGTAGTTTCTAATGCCACTCGCTGGGATACCTTTGGGAACTTGCTCAAGGATGAGCCTTTGCCGAGTGGTGAAAAGGGATGGCAATCGCGCTATCAAAAATCCCCCAGTTTCTTGAGCTTACATCTCGGTGTTGAAGCTTGTGCTATTCCCGATGATGCGGCTTGTCACCATATTTTGCTGGAAGATTGGAACGATATGCAAAAGGAACAAGGCACAATTTTTGTCTCAATTCCCACATTACTTGATCGCTCCCTTGCGCCAGAAGGTCATCACATTGTGCATACCTTTACCCCTAGCTGGATTAGTGAATGGGAATGTTTATCGCCTTCGGAATATGAAGAAAAGAAAAATGAGGCAGCGAGAAAATTATGCGATCGCTTGCTAGCGATTTTCCCCAAACTAGAAGACTGTCTCGACTACCAAGAAGTAGGCACACCCCGCAGTCATCGCCGTTTCCTCGGTCGTGCTGATGGAACCTATGGTCCTATTCCTACGGGTAAGCCTTTAGGGCTTTTGGGAATGCCTTTTAATCGGACATCTATTCCTGATTTATATTGTGTGGGTGATAGCACTTTCCCTGGGCAAGGTTTAAATGCAGTAGCCTTTTCAGGCTTTGCCTGTGGTCATTTGGTTGCATCGTCATTAGGGCTTGTATAG
- a CDS encoding GNAT family N-acetyltransferase — protein MSSDINFRLAQFIDVDPLMALVKEFYQFDRITFDDNVVKAFMALLSDEKFGLIWLICDRDRPIGYVALTFFFSMEYHGRCGLVDELYIQEDYRGKGIGKRVFILIEDYLKSQHMRSLSLVVDHWNSPAEALYTKLGFRREPRHLMVKHLD, from the coding sequence ATGAGTAGCGATATTAATTTTCGGTTAGCACAATTTATTGATGTTGATCCTTTGATGGCACTAGTAAAGGAGTTCTATCAATTTGATCGAATTACTTTTGATGACAATGTAGTTAAGGCTTTTATGGCTTTGCTCAGCGATGAGAAGTTTGGATTGATTTGGTTAATTTGCGATCGCGATCGCCCGATTGGGTATGTGGCGCTAACCTTCTTTTTTAGTATGGAATATCATGGTCGCTGTGGACTTGTTGATGAGTTATATATTCAGGAAGACTATCGTGGTAAGGGTATTGGCAAAAGGGTATTTATTTTGATTGAGGATTATTTAAAAAGTCAGCATATGCGATCGCTCTCTCTAGTTGTCGATCACTGGAATAGTCCTGCTGAAGCTCTCTATACCAAACTAGGCTTTCGCCGAGAACCACGGCATTTGATGGTCAAACATCTTGATTGA
- a CDS encoding tautomerase family protein — protein MPQTKIYGNVDFLQQHREVLSTTIHSCVVDALNYPPEKKFQRFFPLQAEDFEYPSDRGEKYIIIEILLFSGRSVEAKKSLYRLLFERLKEKLNIAPIDIEIILIETPNHNWGLRGVAGDELNLSYKVNV, from the coding sequence ATGCCGCAAACTAAAATCTATGGCAATGTTGATTTCCTTCAGCAGCATCGTGAAGTTCTATCAACCACGATTCATTCCTGTGTTGTAGATGCGCTAAATTATCCACCTGAAAAGAAGTTTCAAAGATTCTTTCCCTTACAAGCAGAAGACTTTGAATATCCTAGCGATCGCGGTGAAAAATATATCATTATCGAAATTTTGCTATTTTCAGGACGTTCTGTAGAAGCGAAAAAATCCCTATACCGCCTATTGTTTGAACGATTAAAGGAAAAGCTAAATATTGCGCCTATAGATATTGAAATTATTCTGATCGAGACCCCGAATCATAATTGGGGATTGCGAGGTGTCGCAGGTGATGAACTAAACCTGAGTTACAAGGTAAATGTGTAA
- a CDS encoding murein hydrolase activator EnvC family protein, with product MRDRRHWQDTTDKHRPNDCPTKTNIGQRFGHGVVWRILGLMMVIVVIACCLTLSQFEPVQAQSVNELKNYQNFVDQQRQIIQKQQEQINALTKPAESRLAALRKNVRVTEAQIQDNEKKIRQARNQLQTLSTKLQELEYDLNKKRDATSARLRYLQRQQLQRWWVTLLSSRDLNQFADRRRQIERIYNSDRKLLEDLTQRSARVEKQRTQIVAQKNEIELLTQKLKYQKSNIEAEAVAQQNTIDRLKSDRKALEQAEDRLAEDSRRLSQIIMAKVQPYSGLVLPPGTGQLMYPTIGEVTSNFGWRTHPILGTQRFHSGIDFGADYGSLIYASAQGRVIYADWYGGYGNAVIIDHGNGMTTLYGHCSELYVKDGDAVEKGQPIAAVGSTGFSTGPHLHFELRANGEPIDPAAYL from the coding sequence ATGCGCGATCGCCGTCATTGGCAAGATACAACTGATAAACATCGTCCGAACGATTGCCCAACAAAAACAAACATTGGACAGAGATTTGGTCATGGAGTTGTGTGGCGGATCCTTGGTCTGATGATGGTAATTGTGGTGATCGCTTGTTGCTTGACCTTGAGTCAATTTGAGCCTGTACAAGCGCAGTCGGTTAATGAGCTTAAAAATTACCAAAATTTTGTCGATCAACAGCGCCAAATCATTCAGAAGCAACAGGAGCAGATTAATGCGCTGACCAAACCTGCGGAATCTCGCCTTGCTGCCCTCAGAAAAAATGTACGTGTGACCGAGGCGCAGATCCAAGACAATGAGAAAAAAATCCGTCAGGCGAGAAATCAACTACAAACCCTCAGCACCAAACTCCAAGAACTAGAGTATGACCTGAATAAAAAACGTGATGCCACCTCAGCAAGGTTACGTTATTTACAAAGACAACAATTGCAACGCTGGTGGGTAACTTTGCTCAGCAGCCGCGATCTTAATCAATTTGCCGATCGCCGTCGCCAGATTGAGCGTATTTATAATAGCGATCGTAAATTACTTGAGGATTTGACCCAAAGATCGGCGCGTGTAGAAAAGCAGCGTACCCAGATCGTTGCCCAAAAGAATGAGATTGAGCTATTAACTCAAAAGCTGAAATATCAAAAATCAAACATTGAGGCAGAAGCGGTTGCTCAACAAAATACGATTGATCGCCTCAAGAGCGATCGCAAAGCTCTTGAGCAAGCTGAGGATCGTCTCGCTGAGGACTCTCGCCGCCTATCTCAAATTATCATGGCAAAAGTCCAGCCCTACTCTGGTCTAGTCCTGCCTCCAGGTACAGGACAACTGATGTATCCCACGATTGGCGAAGTTACGAGTAATTTTGGTTGGCGGACACATCCGATTTTGGGGACTCAACGCTTTCACTCAGGTATTGACTTTGGGGCAGACTATGGCAGCTTGATTTATGCCAGCGCTCAAGGCCGAGTGATTTATGCAGATTGGTATGGTGGCTATGGCAATGCGGTGATCATCGATCATGGTAATGGGATGACAACGCTCTATGGACACTGTAGCGAGTTATATGTCAAAGATGGTGATGCGGTTGAAAAAGGACAGCCGATCGCGGCCGTTGGCTCAACAGGCTTTTCTACGGGGCCCCATTTACATTTTGAGTTACGGGCAAATGGTGAACCCATCGATCCCGCCGCCTATTTATAG
- a CDS encoding glycosyltransferase family 4 protein: MTRSKHVHLWIPELFCSKGGIQVFSGFFLQALQTLYPDANLSVFLKNDSTAIVEQAFKQNHTHHWSQLPVYCSGKVPTPLRTLFFSWQLLSLAIAQKPDLIITTHLNFAPIAFILKKLLGTKYMTIAHGVEAWNIQNPLLKKSLQAADLILAVSQFTRDRLCQEQGLSPNKVGILHNTFDDKAWKISPKPPNLLQKYGLRNDQKIILTVSRLVASEQYKGYDRILEALPIIRQTIPDVHYIIVGKGSDRDRIEQVIHQNDLEKHVTLAGFIPDADLGDYYNLCDLFAMPSKREGFGIVYLESLACGKPTLGGNLDGAVDALCDGEIGALINPDNLSEISKTIIKILSGEYTNQAIYQPQILRQKVIASFGFEHFQQTLSSYLSKFLT; encoded by the coding sequence ATGACGAGATCTAAGCATGTCCACCTCTGGATTCCTGAGCTTTTCTGCTCTAAGGGGGGAATTCAAGTATTTTCAGGTTTCTTCTTACAAGCTTTACAAACTCTATATCCTGATGCAAATTTAAGTGTTTTCCTAAAAAATGACTCTACAGCAATAGTTGAGCAAGCATTTAAACAAAATCACACTCATCATTGGTCACAACTCCCCGTCTATTGTTCAGGTAAAGTGCCAACACCTTTAAGAACCTTGTTTTTTTCTTGGCAGTTACTTAGTTTAGCGATCGCCCAAAAGCCAGACTTAATCATCACGACACACCTAAATTTTGCGCCGATCGCCTTCATCCTCAAAAAACTCCTTGGCACAAAATATATGACGATCGCCCACGGAGTCGAAGCATGGAATATCCAAAATCCTTTACTAAAAAAATCACTACAGGCGGCGGACTTGATTCTTGCAGTTAGCCAGTTCACTCGCGATCGCCTCTGTCAAGAACAGGGACTATCCCCTAACAAGGTAGGCATTTTGCATAATACCTTTGATGATAAGGCTTGGAAAATTAGTCCAAAACCGCCAAATTTACTGCAAAAGTATGGTTTGCGTAACGATCAAAAAATTATTCTCACAGTATCTCGCTTAGTTGCGTCAGAACAATACAAAGGTTACGATCGCATCCTTGAAGCCCTACCCATTATTCGACAAACAATCCCCGATGTTCATTACATTATTGTGGGCAAGGGTAGTGATCGCGATCGGATCGAGCAGGTCATTCACCAAAATGACTTAGAAAAGCATGTTACCTTAGCAGGATTTATTCCAGATGCCGATTTAGGTGACTACTATAATCTCTGTGATTTATTTGCTATGCCTAGCAAAAGAGAAGGATTTGGGATAGTCTACTTGGAATCTCTCGCCTGTGGTAAACCGACCTTAGGCGGTAATCTAGATGGGGCAGTCGATGCTCTATGTGATGGAGAAATCGGAGCGCTGATTAATCCCGATAATTTGTCAGAGATATCCAAAACAATCATTAAAATTCTGTCAGGAGAATATACAAATCAAGCAATCTACCAGCCTCAAATATTACGCCAAAAAGTAATTGCCAGTTTCGGATTTGAACATTTTCAGCAAACCCTCTCTAGTTATTTGTCAAAATTCTTAACCTAG
- a CDS encoding glycosyltransferase produces MKVLHIIPSVAKVRGGPSQAVIEMVTALRSQGVDAEIVTTNDNGKELLDVPLNKQTTQLEEYGNVPIRFFPRFSPNINAVREFAYSGALTTWLWQHITEYNIIHVHAIFSYTSTVAMAIARIKNIPYINRPLGQLCEWSLQQSQLRKQIYLNVIERSNLLHSQSLHFTAEQEKEEFHQLGLNIPNFVLPHGVHIPTIIPNAQEQLHKILQIPDHIPIILFMSRIHPKKGLEYLIPALGKLKTADFALAIAGSGEPDYVNHIQDLLAEHQISDRTYWVGFVQGETKNLYLQGVDLFALTSHSENFGIAAIEALASGTPVLVTDGVAIAPMVKKQDLGYVTKLEIEAITSTIQRFLASAQVAKQKGDRAQQYIAEHYSWAKIADSLMNIYTKYAKL; encoded by the coding sequence ATGAAAGTTCTCCATATTATTCCTTCAGTGGCAAAAGTGCGCGGGGGACCCAGTCAAGCGGTCATCGAAATGGTCACAGCTTTGCGATCGCAAGGTGTTGATGCTGAGATTGTCACAACCAATGACAATGGCAAAGAATTACTGGATGTCCCCTTAAATAAACAGACCACTCAGCTAGAGGAATATGGCAATGTACCAATTCGCTTTTTCCCAAGATTTTCACCCAATATTAACGCTGTGCGTGAGTTTGCCTATTCAGGAGCACTAACAACTTGGCTATGGCAGCATATCACCGAGTACAACATCATTCATGTCCATGCCATTTTTTCCTATACTTCTACAGTTGCTATGGCGATCGCTCGTATTAAAAATATTCCCTACATCAATCGCCCCCTCGGACAGCTTTGTGAATGGTCATTGCAACAAAGTCAACTGCGTAAACAAATCTATCTCAATGTCATTGAGCGCTCTAATTTATTACATAGTCAATCACTCCATTTTACGGCCGAGCAAGAAAAAGAGGAATTCCATCAACTGGGCTTAAATATTCCCAACTTTGTGCTACCCCACGGTGTGCATATTCCCACCATAATTCCTAATGCTCAGGAACAGTTACATAAAATCCTACAAATTCCTGATCACATCCCGATTATCCTCTTCATGTCCCGTATTCATCCGAAAAAAGGATTAGAATATCTCATTCCTGCCCTTGGCAAATTAAAGACAGCCGATTTTGCTTTGGCGATCGCGGGAAGTGGTGAGCCAGATTATGTAAATCACATCCAAGACTTATTAGCAGAACATCAAATCAGCGATCGCACTTACTGGGTAGGTTTTGTCCAAGGGGAAACCAAAAATTTATATCTGCAAGGAGTGGATCTATTTGCCCTCACTTCCCATTCCGAAAACTTTGGGATCGCGGCAATTGAAGCCCTCGCATCGGGAACACCTGTCTTAGTTACCGATGGTGTCGCGATCGCGCCTATGGTCAAAAAACAAGATCTTGGCTATGTCACAAAGTTAGAGATTGAGGCAATTACTTCTACAATTCAAAGATTTCTAGCATCTGCTCAAGTTGCAAAACAAAAAGGCGATCGCGCCCAGCAATATATTGCTGAACATTATAGTTGGGCTAAAATAGCTGATAGTTTGATGAACATATATACCAAGTATGCCAAGCTATGA
- a CDS encoding DUF29 domain-containing protein — MNATKALYEIDFNLWLQETVNLLRKGEVEKLDLESLAEEIEDMGNSRKDALESNLIRVLQHLLKWKYQPQKKRTNSWKASITEHSLRLNKAFKKSPSLRPYFESVFADCYQDARLITAQETGLDIGTFPEIYPFIQADVLNPQYLPED; from the coding sequence ATGAATGCAACCAAAGCTTTATATGAAATCGACTTTAATCTCTGGCTTCAAGAAACCGTCAATCTATTACGCAAAGGAGAGGTTGAGAAATTGGATCTCGAAAGTCTGGCTGAAGAAATCGAAGATATGGGAAATAGTCGTAAAGATGCCTTAGAAAGTAATTTGATTAGAGTTTTGCAGCATTTACTGAAATGGAAATATCAACCGCAAAAGAAGCGAACCAATAGTTGGAAAGCATCAATTACTGAACATTCTCTACGTTTAAATAAAGCTTTTAAAAAGAGTCCTAGTCTGAGACCTTATTTTGAATCTGTATTTGCAGATTGCTATCAAGATGCACGATTGATCACGGCTCAGGAGACAGGATTAGATATTGGTACTTTCCCAGAGATCTATCCCTTCATACAAGCAGATGTTTTAAATCCGCAATACTTACCTGAAGATTAA
- a CDS encoding class I SAM-dependent methyltransferase gives MINTNLNYEYSYKNAESGHHHHYLLPPLLKLLNEIKQKRTEKLRVLDIGCGNGSLSNLIRKEGYEVIGIEDSLTGVTTASSNFPECKFINASVYDLPYSDLGGEFDIVISAEVIEHLIYPRELIKSAKNCLKPNGSLIITTPYHGYLKNLALAVTGKMDRHFTALWDGGHVKFFSVKTLTNLLEEEQFHHIQFEFAGRLPYLWKSMLVSASL, from the coding sequence ATGATCAACACAAATTTAAATTATGAATACTCTTACAAAAATGCAGAATCTGGACATCATCATCATTATCTATTACCTCCATTACTCAAATTATTGAATGAGATTAAACAAAAAAGAACCGAAAAACTACGGGTTTTAGATATTGGTTGTGGTAATGGCAGCTTAAGCAATCTAATTAGGAAGGAAGGTTATGAAGTTATCGGTATTGAAGATTCTCTGACAGGAGTAACTACAGCCAGTAGCAACTTCCCAGAATGTAAATTTATTAATGCTAGTGTGTACGATCTGCCCTACTCCGATCTAGGAGGAGAGTTTGATATTGTCATCTCTGCTGAAGTAATTGAACATTTGATATATCCAAGAGAGTTAATTAAATCGGCAAAGAATTGTCTAAAGCCAAATGGTTCCTTAATTATCACCACACCATATCATGGCTATCTCAAAAATCTCGCTCTTGCAGTAACAGGCAAAATGGATAGACACTTCACTGCTCTATGGGATGGTGGGCATGTCAAGTTTTTCTCCGTAAAGACTTTGACCAATTTGTTAGAAGAAGAGCAATTTCATCATATCCAATTTGAATTTGCAGGTAGGTTGCCTTATTTGTGGAAGTCCATGCTAGTATCGGCAAGTTTGTAG
- a CDS encoding glycosyltransferase family 2 protein: MTDQITPLILTYNETPNIGRTLARLVWAKRIVVIDSFSDDSTLEILADYPQVEVYQHSFDTHTLQWNYGLSQINTEWVLSLDADYVLSEELIREIQLLFERTNTELLDGYFARFQYCVFGKPLRGTLLPPRQVLFRKNKAIYVDDGHTQLLQVHGKSGMLQAYISHDDRKSLSRWLWAQDRYMQIEAKKLLNTPSAQLSLGDRLRKQKIIAPVVILFYCLILKGGIFDGWAGWYYAWQRMLAEILLAIRLIESDL, encoded by the coding sequence ATGACTGACCAAATTACGCCATTAATTCTTACCTACAATGAAACTCCCAATATTGGCAGGACGTTAGCACGTTTAGTTTGGGCAAAAAGAATTGTTGTAATTGATAGTTTTAGCGATGATTCAACCCTAGAAATTTTAGCTGACTATCCACAAGTAGAAGTTTACCAACACAGTTTTGATACCCATACTTTGCAATGGAACTATGGACTATCACAAATAAATACAGAGTGGGTACTCTCCCTTGATGCAGACTATGTTCTATCTGAAGAATTAATCCGCGAAATTCAGCTTCTATTTGAGAGAACAAACACTGAACTATTAGACGGATATTTTGCTCGATTTCAGTACTGTGTATTTGGGAAGCCCTTACGGGGAACATTATTACCACCCCGACAAGTTTTGTTTCGGAAAAACAAAGCTATTTATGTTGATGATGGTCATACACAGCTTCTTCAAGTACATGGCAAATCGGGAATGCTTCAAGCATATATCAGTCATGACGATCGCAAGTCCTTAAGCCGTTGGCTCTGGGCGCAAGATCGATATATGCAAATTGAAGCTAAAAAATTATTAAATACACCTTCAGCGCAACTAAGTTTGGGCGATCGCCTACGCAAACAAAAAATAATTGCCCCAGTCGTGATTTTGTTCTATTGCTTAATTCTGAAAGGAGGCATTTTTGATGGCTGGGCTGGCTGGTATTATGCTTGGCAAAGGATGCTTGCGGAAATTTTATTAGCAATTCGGCTAATTGAGTCAGATTTATAA
- the psaM gene encoding photosystem I reaction center subunit XII, whose amino-acid sequence MALSDAQIFSALVLALVPAVLAALLGSALANS is encoded by the coding sequence ATGGCTCTTTCAGATGCTCAAATTTTCTCAGCACTAGTACTCGCACTAGTTCCCGCAGTATTGGCTGCTTTGTTAGGTTCTGCTCTTGCAAATTCCTAG
- a CDS encoding alpha/beta hydrolase, whose product MTLNYRAFPAQLPNPETQGAIVALHGWGANCDDLISLAPLVGLPNYQWICPEAPFNHPMPNGKMWYDLQSLDAEGLAQSCELLSQFLEDLPTLTGLPLEKTFLLGFSQGGAMTLDVGLGFPLAGLISLSGYLHIAEEELQEFANVPFPPIFIAHGIEDTVVPIGAARNARQLFEALGANVEYEEYAMSHEIRPETCDRIRKFILEHQVI is encoded by the coding sequence ATGACCTTAAATTACCGAGCTTTTCCTGCACAATTACCCAATCCTGAGACCCAAGGTGCGATCGTTGCCCTGCATGGGTGGGGGGCAAATTGTGATGATTTAATTTCCCTCGCACCACTGGTTGGACTCCCCAATTATCAATGGATTTGTCCTGAGGCTCCCTTTAATCATCCCATGCCCAATGGCAAGATGTGGTATGACCTCCAAAGTCTTGATGCAGAGGGATTAGCCCAAAGTTGTGAATTACTCAGCCAATTTCTCGAAGATTTACCGACATTGACTGGCCTCCCTTTAGAAAAGACATTTTTATTAGGTTTTTCACAGGGTGGGGCAATGACTTTAGATGTCGGCTTAGGCTTTCCCTTAGCTGGTTTAATATCCCTAAGTGGCTATTTGCATATTGCCGAAGAGGAATTGCAAGAATTTGCTAATGTCCCATTTCCTCCCATTTTTATTGCTCACGGCATAGAGGACACCGTAGTTCCGATTGGGGCTGCGCGTAATGCGCGGCAGTTGTTTGAGGCTTTAGGGGCAAACGTAGAATATGAAGAGTATGCAATGTCCCATGAGATTCGTCCTGAAACCTGCGATCGCATCCGCAAGTTCATACTGGAACATCAAGTGATCTAA
- a CDS encoding transglutaminase-like domain-containing protein: MKEYLQISPVIDWQHPEIIKCAHQISLGHQTPEAIAKACFEWVRDEICHSFDYQMNPVTWRASDVLKHKTGYCYAKSHLLAALLRANQIPTGFCYQRLSIDDQGAPYSLHGFNAIYLPEFGWYRVDARGNKAGVNAQFTPPHEQLAFQTQFPEEANFPAILAEPLPLVVESLQAQTTWDDMLRHLPDISLDAAPNHGLLP, encoded by the coding sequence ATGAAAGAGTATTTACAGATTAGTCCAGTTATCGATTGGCAACATCCTGAAATCATTAAATGCGCCCACCAGATCTCATTGGGGCATCAAACACCAGAGGCGATCGCTAAAGCTTGTTTTGAATGGGTACGCGATGAAATTTGCCATAGCTTTGACTATCAAATGAATCCTGTGACTTGGCGGGCATCAGATGTCCTAAAACACAAAACAGGCTATTGCTATGCCAAGAGCCACCTCCTCGCGGCGCTCCTCCGTGCTAACCAGATTCCCACAGGATTTTGTTATCAGAGATTAAGCATTGATGATCAAGGCGCTCCCTATAGTTTGCATGGGTTTAATGCCATCTACTTACCTGAATTTGGTTGGTATAGAGTGGATGCTAGGGGCAACAAAGCTGGAGTCAACGCCCAATTCACACCGCCCCATGAACAACTAGCTTTTCAAACACAGTTTCCCGAAGAGGCAAATTTTCCTGCTATTCTTGCCGAACCATTACCGTTAGTTGTAGAGTCACTGCAAGCACAAACTACATGGGATGATATGCTGCGTCATCTTCCAGATATATCTCTAGATGCTGCCCCAAATCATGGATTGCTGCCATAG